Proteins encoded together in one Anopheles darlingi chromosome 3, idAnoDarlMG_H_01, whole genome shotgun sequence window:
- the LOC125957087 gene encoding enhancer of split mbeta protein-like, protein MDYANMVSLESAGIGSKLSPSQLEPVSRTYQYRKVMKPMLERKRRARINRCLDELKELMVSALQSEGENVAKLEKADILELTVRHLHKLRRQQRLAANPVIDADRFRAGFTHAANEVSRCLASTPGVDIKLGTKLMTHLGHRLNDLDKVSPLTVQIGSSSSSSSSSSVDEPEDIQMPASSGSPSPCYSTGRSSPLMSGYSMPLTPQSYRSEESAMMMMGDSSSATPSPNPSECGDHTATEGLLKIQQSAGESVWRPW, encoded by the coding sequence aTGGATTACGCAAACATGGTGTCACTCGAGTCGGCGGGCATCGGTAGCAAGCTGTCCCCATCCCAGCTGGAACCAGTGTCCCGCACCTACCAGTACCGGAAGGTGATGAAGCCGATGTTGGAGCGCAAGCGGCGCGCCCGGATTAACCGGTGCCTGGATGAGCTGAAGGAGCTGATGGTGTCGGCGCTACAGTCCGAGGGTGAAAATGTGGCCAAACTGGAGAAGGCCGACATTCTGGAGCTGACCGTGCGCCACTTGCACAAACTGCGCCGCCAGCAGCGTCTCGCCGCCAACCCCGTCATCGATGCCGATCGGTTCCGGGCCGGATTCACACACGCCGCCAACGAGGTTTCGCGCTGCTTGGCCTCCACACCCGGTGTTGACATTAAGCTGGGCACGAAGCTGATGACCCACCTTGGCCACCGGCTGAACGATCTCGACAAAGTGTCCCCACTGACGGTGCAGATCGGtagctcctcgtcctcgtcgtcgtcgtcgtccgttgaTGAACCGGAAGATATTCAGATGCCGGCCAGCTCCGGTTCACCGTCGCCCTGCTACTCGACTGGCCGCTCGTCGCCGCTCATGTCCGGCTACTCGATGCCGCTGACACCGCAGTCGTACCGCAGCGAAGAgtccgcgatgatgatgatgggtgattCCTCCTCGGCAACACCTTCGCCCAATCCGAGCGAGTGTGGTGACCACACGGCGACCGAGGGTCTCCTGAAGATCCAGCAATCGGCCGGTGAATCAGTCTGGCGGCCGTGGTAA
- the LOC125957833 gene encoding enhancer of split malpha protein-like, with protein sequence MASSNNSINENRYNSEKLAKASAVYKLKKILKPIVTLLKSKKSQQKQIATAATRSPVVSRRHQITSYIDEFDCDYDNAANERLEAQLISELEQCHHHQHAAILVYEDQQLQVLPIEPEEEQYVPVHFARTEAGTFFWTTAMPRDVVREVDEDLIQPAHCYTELQCAQQAYADRWAQA encoded by the coding sequence atggccagcagcaacaacagcatcaacgagAACCGGTACAACAGCGAGAAGCTGGCCAAGGCTTCGGCCGTCTACAAGCTGAAGAAGATCCTGAAGCCAATCGTGACGCTGCTCAAGAGCAAGAAGAGCCAGCAGAAACagatcgccaccgccgccacccgTTCGCCGGTTGTTTCGCGCCGTCATCAAATCACCAGCTACATCGACGAGTTCGACTGTGATTACGATAATGCGGCCAACGAGCGCCTGGAGGCTCAGCTGATCAGCGAGCTGGAGCagtgccaccatcatcagcacgccGCCATCCTGGTGTACGAGGACCAGCAGCTCCAGGTTCTGCCGATCGAACCGGAGGAGGAACAGTACGTGCCGGTACACTTTGCCCGCACCGAGGCCGGTACCTTCTTCTGGACCACCGCGATGCCCCGCGATGTGGTGCGCGAGGTTGACGAGGACCTCATCCAGCCCGCCCACTGCTACACCGAGCTACAGTGCGCCCAGCAAGCCTACGCCGACCGGTGGGCTCAGGCCTAa